DNA sequence from the Acidobacteriota bacterium genome:
ACCGCGCGGTAGGTCGTCTCGCTCGCACCGGATGTGCGCGAGACGATCTCGAAGTCGCCTTCCGGCTGCGGTGCGGACATCGGGAGGGTAAGTTCGAAGACCTGGCCCGCGGCGCGCTCCAGAAGTTGCGTCGGCGAACCGCGGAAGACGATCTTGCCGCCGTCGAGCAGCGCCAGGTCGTTGCAGCCGGTGCCCAGGTCGGCGACGATGTGGGTGGAGAGGATGATCGTCCGTTCGCGCCCGAGGGTCGCCATCAACTGGCGGAAGCGGAGCCGCTCTTCCGGATCCAGGCCGACCGTGGGTTCGTCGACGACGAGCAGGCGGGGCTGGTGGATCAGGGCCTGCGCGATGCCGAGGCGGCGCCTCATGCCGCCGGAGAGCTTCTTCACCTTGCGGTGGGCGACGTCGCCAAGGCCGACATTGTCGAGCACCGTGTCGACGCGATCGCGCCGCGCGGCGCGATCCTCGAGACCGGAGAGATCGGCCAGGGTGTCCAGGACCTCCTCGACGCGGTGCAGCCGCCAGGCGCCGAACTCCTGCGGCAGGTAGCCCAGGTGGGCGCGGACGGCACGACGCTCCTTGACCGCGTCATGGCCGAAGACGGTCACGGCGCCGGCGGACGGCTTGAGCAGGGTGCAGACGATCCTCATCAGCGTGCTCTTGCCGGCCCCGTTGGGGCCCAGCAGACCGAACAGTCCCGCGCCGATCGATAGATCGACCCCGTCGAGGGCGACCGTGCCGCCCTTGTAGACATGCCGAAGACCCTGCACGTCGACAGTCGTGCTCACGATGCTCTACCTCCTCGCTGTCTATACGGTTGTCGGCGGGGCTTGGTTTACGCCTGCGTATTGGTTGTCTCGTCGTTTCGTCGCGCCTACGCTACCCGTAGCCAGTTCAGCGAAACCCGATCGGGTTCTCCGGCGTAAACTGAGTAGTCGTATAGTATGTCGCGCAGAGCGGGAGCACTGCGCCCGTCAACCTTGTTGGACACCATCTCACGGAGACCTCGAATGACCCGTCCCCAGATCTCGTCCGTGACCCGGCTGATCGCCCTCGCCGCCCTTGCTTCGCTGGCGCTTTCCGGCGCCGCATCGGCGGCCGCGGTCGACCCAGAGCCGGCCACCTTCTACCGCGACGTAGTGCCCGTGCTGCAGCAGGAATGCCAGGTGTGCCACCGTCCGAACGGCGCCAACCTCGGCGGCATGGTCGCGCCGATGG
Encoded proteins:
- a CDS encoding ATP-binding cassette domain-containing protein, whose translation is MSTTVDVQGLRHVYKGGTVALDGVDLSIGAGLFGLLGPNGAGKSTLMRIVCTLLKPSAGAVTVFGHDAVKERRAVRAHLGYLPQEFGAWRLHRVEEVLDTLADLSGLEDRAARRDRVDTVLDNVGLGDVAHRKVKKLSGGMRRRLGIAQALIHQPRLLVVDEPTVGLDPEERLRFRQLMATLGRERTIILSTHIVADLGTGCNDLALLDGGKIVFRGSPTQLLERAAGQVFELTLPMSAPQPEGDFEIVSRTSGASETTYRAVAAPGGVPAGARIAASPTLEEGYLAFMVARGRAEALVSDEHFGQHDEAEVAGAALSAEGSGEEAHP